From Methanobacterium congolense, one genomic window encodes:
- a CDS encoding copper-translocating P-type ATPase, giving the protein MKHDHYSHERGKCVVCGDEISEKHRMEGEHIHSSMIEDLKKRLWISLILTVPILILSPTIQELSGFGGSIRFTGDMYLLFVLSSLVYFYGGYPFFKGFFTQIKARNPGMDALISVALTSAYLYSTAVTFGLAGEVFFWELATLIDIMLLGHWLEMRSVMGASRSLEELVKLMPSHAHKLMPDGNVWDVSLDDLTLGDRVMIKPGEKVPADGEVIGGTTSMDESMLTGESDPVFKETGAEVIGGSINGEGSITVEIRKTGKDSFLSQVIDLVEEAQASKSKTQNLADRFATALTVLALTGGFLTLLAWLLATNFGFEFALERAVTVMVITCPHALGLAVPLVVSVSTALSAKNGLLIRNRASFERSRNIDAVIFDKTGTLTEGRFGITDVVTLSPDHDEDDVLNYSASLESYSEHPIARGFAKTAVKTYEVHDFRSIPGKGVQGRINGKHVEVVSPGFLTEHSAEASNEKLDELSLQGKTIVFVVVEGEVIGAVALADVIRGESKKAIKKLKEMGIRCIMITGDKKEVAEWVSNEIGLDKYYAEVLPHEKAEKIREIQSAGAVVAMTGDGINDAPALAQADVGIAIGAGTDVAIEAGDVVLVRSNPLDVVYTVKLARSTYSKMLQNLAWGAGYNVFAIPIAAGVLYGYGILLTPAAGAILMSASTIIVAFNSRFLRIKD; this is encoded by the coding sequence ATGAAGCACGACCACTACAGCCATGAGAGGGGTAAATGTGTTGTTTGTGGAGATGAAATAAGTGAAAAACATAGGATGGAAGGAGAACACATCCATTCCAGTATGATTGAGGATTTGAAGAAACGATTATGGATATCCCTGATTCTCACGGTACCAATTCTTATTCTATCCCCCACAATTCAAGAATTATCTGGTTTTGGTGGTTCCATCAGATTTACAGGGGATATGTACCTTCTTTTTGTTTTATCATCCTTAGTTTATTTTTATGGGGGTTACCCCTTTTTTAAAGGATTTTTCACTCAGATCAAAGCTCGAAATCCTGGAATGGACGCTCTGATCTCTGTTGCACTTACAAGTGCGTATTTATACAGCACTGCCGTTACCTTTGGCCTTGCAGGTGAGGTATTTTTCTGGGAACTTGCAACCTTGATTGACATAATGCTTCTGGGGCACTGGCTTGAGATGAGATCGGTTATGGGTGCCTCAAGATCCCTTGAAGAACTTGTAAAACTCATGCCATCACATGCACACAAATTAATGCCTGATGGAAATGTGTGGGACGTTTCTCTGGATGATCTGACCTTGGGAGACAGGGTGATGATCAAACCCGGTGAGAAGGTCCCTGCAGACGGTGAAGTTATAGGAGGAACCACTTCCATGGATGAATCCATGCTCACAGGTGAATCCGACCCTGTTTTTAAGGAAACTGGTGCTGAGGTCATAGGTGGATCCATCAATGGAGAGGGATCAATCACAGTGGAAATCAGGAAAACAGGAAAGGATTCCTTTCTGTCCCAGGTTATAGATCTTGTAGAGGAAGCACAGGCAAGTAAATCGAAGACTCAAAACCTTGCGGATCGTTTTGCAACGGCACTCACTGTACTGGCTCTCACTGGAGGATTTTTAACACTTTTAGCATGGTTACTGGCCACGAATTTTGGTTTTGAATTTGCACTTGAGAGGGCTGTGACTGTAATGGTTATCACATGCCCCCATGCACTGGGACTCGCAGTACCTCTGGTAGTTTCAGTTTCAACAGCATTATCTGCCAAAAACGGACTTTTAATAAGAAACCGTGCCTCATTTGAAAGGTCACGAAACATCGATGCTGTGATCTTCGATAAAACAGGTACACTTACCGAGGGAAGGTTCGGTATAACTGATGTTGTTACCTTAAGTCCTGATCATGATGAAGATGATGTTTTAAACTACTCTGCCTCCCTTGAATCCTATTCTGAGCATCCAATTGCCAGGGGATTTGCAAAAACTGCAGTGAAAACCTATGAGGTTCATGACTTCAGATCCATCCCTGGAAAAGGTGTCCAGGGCAGGATCAATGGAAAACACGTTGAAGTGGTGAGCCCTGGATTTTTAACTGAACATAGTGCTGAAGCTTCAAATGAAAAGCTAGATGAACTCTCCCTTCAGGGCAAAACCATTGTTTTTGTGGTTGTTGAAGGAGAAGTTATTGGTGCAGTTGCACTTGCAGATGTTATAAGGGGAGAATCGAAGAAAGCCATAAAGAAGCTCAAAGAAATGGGAATTCGTTGTATAATGATTACTGGGGATAAAAAAGAGGTTGCAGAGTGGGTTTCAAATGAAATTGGACTTGATAAATACTACGCAGAAGTGTTACCCCATGAAAAGGCAGAAAAAATCCGAGAAATCCAATCTGCAGGCGCAGTTGTTGCAATGACTGGTGACGGTATCAACGATGCCCCTGCACTTGCACAGGCAGATGTTGGTATTGCAATTGGGGCAGGTACCGACGTTGCCATTGAAGCAGGGGATGTTGTACTTGTCCGAAGCAACCCACTCGATGTTGTTTACACTGTAAAACTTGCAAGGTCCACCTACAGTAAGATGCTCCAGAATCTTGCATGGGGAGCAGGGTACAACGTTTTTGCAATACCAATTGCAGCAGGAGTTCTTTATGGTTATGGAATTCTCTTAACACCTGCAGCAGGAGCCATACTCATGTCTGCAAGTACCATCATAGTTGCATTCAACTCAAGGTTTTTGAGGATTAAAGATTGA
- a CDS encoding tautomerase family protein, with amino-acid sequence MCPLVKVEIVEGKSEAYKKALMDGVHDALVESIKIPDSDRFQRLYELDKASFEFPENKTDNVTLIEITMFRGRSIEAKKELYRLITDKLSENPGIDGNDIVIVLLEPPLENWGIRGGKPASEVDLGFNIKV; translated from the coding sequence ATGTGTCCACTCGTTAAAGTAGAGATTGTAGAAGGAAAATCAGAAGCATATAAAAAGGCGTTGATGGATGGTGTTCATGATGCACTGGTGGAATCAATAAAAATTCCTGATTCTGACAGATTTCAAAGGCTATACGAACTGGATAAAGCCAGCTTCGAATTTCCAGAAAACAAAACAGATAATGTGACATTAATTGAGATAACCATGTTCCGTGGACGATCCATTGAAGCTAAAAAAGAACTTTACAGGTTAATAACTGATAAACTATCTGAAAATCCAGGTATCGATGGAAATGATATTGTGATAGTGTTACTGGAACCTCCTCTGGAGAACTGGGGAATCAGGGGAGGTAAACCTGCAAGTGAAGTTGATCTGGGATTCAACATCAAGGTTTGA
- the phrB gene encoding deoxyribodipyrimidine photo-lyase, which produces MIQAERIKKLNEKPLKDGEYVLYWMQSSQRAHQNHALEYAVSKANQIHKPLVIYFGLTENYPEANLRHYTFMLEGLKDLKTSLIQRNIKFLVLKCSPDVGAMELSKRASMVVVDRGYLEEQVEWYKNVLKTVECPFVQVESNVVVPVEVASFKEEYSAATFRRRIKLHIEKFLVLLKEVPLEKSSVSMEIPTKIPEISLDDVDEVLSGLEIDLSVPKTEHFHGGTSVAIKLLEDFVENKLDGFAEFRNDPSMDHLSNMSPYLHFGQISPVHIALRVNDSESSSKDAFLEEIIIRRELAVNFVHYNPNYKNMDALPDWALKTLKEHEDDRRKYVYTLQEFETASTHDPYWNAAQMEMVKTGKMHGYMRMYWGKKILEWTENPQKAFEIAIRLNNKYELDGRDPNGYTGVLWCFGKHDRAWKEREIFGKVRYMNAKGLKRKFKIDSYVERVNSKEP; this is translated from the coding sequence ATGATTCAGGCTGAGAGAATAAAGAAACTCAATGAAAAACCATTGAAAGATGGAGAATATGTGCTTTATTGGATGCAGTCATCCCAGAGGGCACATCAAAACCATGCACTTGAATACGCAGTTTCAAAGGCAAACCAAATCCACAAACCACTCGTTATTTACTTCGGACTGACTGAAAATTATCCCGAAGCCAATTTAAGACATTACACATTCATGCTGGAAGGATTGAAGGATCTAAAAACTTCACTCATTCAGAGAAACATCAAATTTCTTGTTTTAAAATGTTCACCAGATGTAGGTGCGATGGAACTATCCAAAAGAGCATCAATGGTTGTTGTTGACAGAGGATACCTTGAAGAGCAAGTTGAATGGTATAAAAATGTTCTTAAGACTGTTGAATGTCCATTTGTACAGGTTGAATCAAACGTGGTTGTTCCAGTTGAAGTTGCATCATTTAAGGAAGAGTATTCTGCTGCAACCTTCCGCAGAAGGATAAAACTTCATATTGAAAAGTTTTTAGTGCTTCTGAAGGAGGTTCCACTTGAAAAGAGTTCTGTTTCAATGGAAATACCTACGAAGATACCTGAAATATCTTTGGATGATGTTGATGAAGTTCTGTCCGGCCTTGAAATTGACTTAAGTGTGCCAAAAACAGAACACTTCCATGGTGGAACATCCGTTGCCATCAAACTTCTGGAGGACTTTGTAGAGAATAAACTGGATGGATTTGCAGAGTTTAGAAACGATCCCTCAATGGATCATCTCTCAAATATGAGTCCATACCTTCACTTCGGCCAGATATCACCAGTTCACATTGCACTCAGGGTAAATGATAGTGAAAGCTCCTCTAAAGACGCTTTCCTGGAGGAGATTATAATCAGGCGTGAACTGGCAGTGAACTTTGTCCATTACAACCCCAACTACAAAAACATGGATGCACTACCTGATTGGGCTCTAAAAACATTGAAAGAACATGAAGATGATAGAAGAAAGTACGTTTACACCCTTCAAGAGTTTGAAACCGCCAGTACACACGACCCCTACTGGAATGCAGCTCAAATGGAGATGGTTAAAACTGGTAAGATGCACGGTTACATGCGAATGTACTGGGGAAAGAAGATACTTGAATGGACTGAAAACCCACAAAAGGCATTTGAAATAGCAATTCGCCTCAATAACAAATACGAACTTGATGGAAGAGACCCCAATGGATACACTGGTGTTCTATGGTGTTTTGGAAAACATGACAGGGCGTGGAAGGAAAGGGAAATCTTTGGAAAGGTTAGATACATGAACGCCAAGGGACTAAAAAGAAAATTCAAAATAGACAGCTACGTTGAAAGGGTGAACAGTAAAGAACCTTGA
- a CDS encoding DUF308 domain-containing protein, whose amino-acid sequence MQKMASALTLIILGLVVLAFPVLGVIPFSLITGFIVLILGIGLVLSGTMEMGESAGLGILELILGIIALFLGIGFIVNPGLFSWLVGLLVWIAGLFLIIAGIMALISKTGGSRWNGLTAIIIGIIYIIIGIFIADPRVLGALIGIWLIITGAIMLTMKD is encoded by the coding sequence ATGCAAAAAATGGCTAGTGCACTGACTTTGATTATTTTGGGCCTGGTTGTTCTTGCCTTTCCAGTACTGGGAGTAATTCCATTTAGCTTAATAACAGGATTCATTGTCCTGATATTGGGTATTGGTCTTGTACTGAGCGGAACCATGGAAATGGGTGAGAGTGCAGGTTTAGGAATTCTTGAACTGATTTTAGGAATTATAGCTCTGTTCCTGGGTATAGGATTCATAGTTAATCCCGGACTTTTCAGCTGGTTGGTTGGTTTGTTGGTATGGATTGCAGGCTTATTCCTGATTATTGCAGGTATTATGGCATTAATTTCAAAAACTGGTGGCAGCAGATGGAATGGATTAACAGCCATAATCATAGGTATAATCTATATAATCATAGGAATCTTCATAGCTGACCCCCGGGTTTTAGGTGCATTGATTGGTATATGGCTCATAATAACTGGAGCAATAATGCTGACTATGAAGGATTAA
- a CDS encoding anaerobic ribonucleoside-triphosphate reductase activating protein, protein MPAGSGEIEIGSILVSSIEYPGNLSLVVFTAGCMLCCPYCHNPDLLEGGETVKTSDVLKKIDESLDFIDSLVVTGGEPLMQYNEVLKIIKHGKSRGLKVKLDTNGCLSDRLREVLEWVDYVALDVKAPFNKYKDVIGDDISQKVKESLKICREQPDLWLECRTTYVPGLLSPDDVVDIARNLDCDEYSIQQFSNKVVLDARLEETPNPTRTQLMEIAEKVKPYLKRVKIKTSEFGDEVVD, encoded by the coding sequence ATGCCAGCAGGTTCAGGTGAGATTGAAATAGGCAGCATCCTTGTATCCTCAATTGAGTATCCCGGAAACCTGTCTCTGGTTGTTTTCACAGCAGGATGCATGTTATGCTGCCCCTACTGTCACAACCCCGACCTCTTGGAGGGGGGAGAAACTGTAAAAACCAGTGATGTACTCAAAAAGATCGATGAATCCCTTGATTTTATTGACAGCCTCGTTGTAACAGGGGGAGAACCCCTGATGCAGTACAATGAGGTTTTGAAGATCATCAAACACGGAAAATCCCGGGGTTTGAAGGTTAAACTTGATACAAATGGTTGCTTAAGTGACAGGCTTCGTGAAGTTCTTGAATGGGTTGACTACGTTGCACTGGATGTTAAAGCACCATTCAACAAGTACAAAGATGTTATTGGAGATGATATAAGTCAGAAGGTCAAGGAGAGCCTGAAGATCTGCCGTGAACAGCCTGATCTCTGGCTTGAATGCAGAACAACCTACGTCCCAGGACTTCTGAGTCCTGATGATGTTGTGGATATTGCAAGGAACCTTGACTGCGATGAGTACAGCATACAGCAATTCAGTAACAAGGTCGTCCTTGATGCCAGACTTGAAGAAACCCCTAACCCAACCCGCACCCAGCTCATGGAAATTGCTGAGAAGGTGAAACCCTACCTGAAGAGGGTTAAAATAAAAACATCTGAATTTGGTGATGAAGTCGTTGATTGA
- a CDS encoding putative Ig domain-containing protein, translated as MTNWKIDKDVQVLIIGGIFLLVLAYLWLQSGQKLQILLLGGTIIIILATIWAFGGKKISMKSHHKIQVVGLLGLTSVAIIALILAILYHQEEKITTAIIAIASTAVGGIAGFLTHKTTLPNRTVLLPISDQTIIAGNELKFNVNGQSSANYNLKYTMTSTPALPDTAKLNELSGEFKFTPPADAEANTYNVIFTVTDGQGTSDSRSVKIIVVPKPNQGPSK; from the coding sequence GTGACGAACTGGAAAATAGATAAAGATGTGCAGGTTTTAATTATAGGTGGCATATTCTTGCTTGTATTGGCTTATTTATGGTTACAAAGTGGACAAAAACTGCAAATTTTACTTTTAGGTGGAACCATAATAATCATACTCGCTACAATCTGGGCATTCGGTGGAAAAAAAATTTCCATGAAGAGCCACCATAAAATACAGGTTGTAGGCCTTTTAGGATTGACTTCAGTAGCTATAATTGCTTTAATTTTGGCCATATTGTATCATCAAGAGGAAAAGATTACCACTGCCATTATAGCAATTGCAAGTACCGCTGTAGGTGGAATAGCCGGTTTTCTCACCCATAAAACAACTTTACCAAATAGAACTGTACTCCTTCCAATTTCTGATCAGACCATAATTGCAGGTAACGAATTAAAATTTAATGTAAACGGTCAAAGCAGCGCCAACTACAACCTAAAATACACCATGACAAGCACACCCGCATTGCCGGATACTGCAAAACTAAATGAACTCAGTGGAGAATTCAAATTCACGCCCCCCGCAGACGCAGAGGCCAATACATATAATGTGATATTTACTGTAACAGATGGTCAAGGAACATCAGACTCAAGGAGTGTGAAGATTATAGTGGTACCAAAGCCCAATCAAGGCCCTTCAAAATAG
- a CDS encoding DUF3566 domain-containing protein — protein MGEIKKIKSIPVFDFSVIISVISAILSFIMGIIYFIAGYAALYNLSTFIISLNNNTTAVVNSVASSITAMGALYLIIIWPIMTFILTFIGAAIVALLYNFLAPRVGAIKLELE, from the coding sequence ATGGGAGAGATTAAGAAAATAAAATCAATACCAGTATTTGACTTTTCAGTGATAATATCAGTGATATCCGCGATTTTGTCCTTTATAATGGGAATTATTTATTTTATTGCGGGATATGCAGCTTTGTACAACCTCAGTACATTTATAATTAGTTTGAACAACAATACAACTGCGGTTGTAAATTCTGTTGCCAGTTCCATAACTGCCATGGGAGCACTGTATCTCATTATAATCTGGCCAATTATGACGTTCATTTTAACCTTCATTGGCGCAGCAATAGTGGCTTTACTCTACAACTTCTTGGCACCGAGAGTTGGAGCCATCAAACTGGAACTTGAATAA
- a CDS encoding DUF1284 domain-containing protein, with product MKAKPGVSDPMRIRAHHLLCMQGFQGYGYSKEFAEAMALVVEHVLGSNNLELEITANCDEICIHCPHNVDYICKDHGADENIKRMDETVLQKLGIIEGSNVESGIIFEYVNETFRTREDAREVCGDCIWSDKCLWFMGKPL from the coding sequence TTGAAAGCAAAACCTGGGGTCTCTGATCCCATGCGGATCAGGGCCCACCACCTCCTCTGCATGCAAGGATTCCAGGGCTATGGGTACAGCAAGGAATTTGCAGAAGCCATGGCACTGGTTGTGGAGCACGTGCTGGGGAGTAACAACCTTGAACTGGAAATAACTGCAAACTGTGATGAAATCTGCATCCACTGCCCCCACAATGTGGATTATATCTGCAAAGATCATGGTGCAGATGAAAATATAAAAAGAATGGATGAAACAGTTCTTCAAAAACTGGGTATTATAGAAGGTTCAAATGTTGAATCTGGGATTATATTTGAGTACGTGAATGAAACCTTCAGAACACGTGAAGATGCCCGGGAAGTCTGTGGAGATTGTATCTGGTCAGATAAATGTCTTTGGTTTATGGGGAAACCCCTTTAA
- a CDS encoding tetratricopeptide repeat protein, protein MPILLFGSRHVELITGKKTTTIRKLWKKPLKPGDRLHCYWNLVSKERRKLFEAEVTDVEVVKFKDLIINDSLAHEEGFESAAELEADFRRTYPDDTADGSLFQVIRFKKLPVDEWEGKKIDEKAMITKRADLLFDVGKFNKSVVCYTAALKIDPDDVYLLNKKGDNLSRLGKFQEAIECYDKALEIDQTNEFILNNKAIALLNSNKPEDALKANDMAMGIDAENVVVLYWRGFILEMLGDFQGALECYNKIIKLNPEDPEVWNAKGNILSEMNRTEEALESYDKALELCLDEEPDASTWNRKGNALLELGRLPEAVECYSEALKLDPKNDVILSNKGVALMELERFREAVECFRKAVLLNPTNDDAKILRDECLENL, encoded by the coding sequence ATACCAATTTTACTATTTGGAAGTCGTCACGTTGAACTTATAACTGGAAAGAAGACAACAACCATCAGGAAGCTCTGGAAAAAACCATTGAAGCCCGGTGATAGACTGCACTGTTACTGGAACCTGGTTTCCAAGGAGCGCAGAAAGCTTTTTGAAGCTGAGGTCACTGATGTGGAGGTTGTGAAGTTCAAGGATCTGATAATCAATGATTCCCTTGCCCATGAAGAAGGTTTTGAGAGTGCAGCAGAACTTGAAGCAGATTTCAGAAGAACCTACCCTGACGACACCGCAGATGGATCCCTCTTCCAGGTTATACGCTTTAAAAAACTCCCAGTAGATGAGTGGGAAGGTAAAAAAATAGATGAAAAAGCCATGATAACCAAAAGGGCTGATCTGCTTTTTGATGTGGGTAAGTTCAACAAATCTGTTGTGTGTTACACTGCAGCACTGAAGATAGACCCTGATGATGTTTACCTCCTTAACAAGAAGGGGGATAACCTTTCAAGACTTGGAAAATTCCAGGAGGCCATAGAATGCTACGACAAGGCCCTGGAGATCGATCAAACCAACGAGTTCATACTGAACAACAAAGCCATAGCCCTTTTAAACTCCAACAAACCTGAAGATGCATTGAAAGCCAATGACATGGCCATGGGAATTGATGCGGAAAATGTTGTGGTTCTCTACTGGAGGGGTTTCATCCTGGAGATGCTTGGAGATTTCCAAGGGGCACTTGAGTGTTACAACAAAATAATAAAGTTGAACCCTGAGGATCCTGAGGTCTGGAATGCCAAGGGAAACATACTATCCGAAATGAACAGAACGGAGGAAGCCCTTGAATCCTACGATAAAGCCCTGGAACTCTGTCTGGATGAGGAACCCGACGCTTCAACCTGGAACCGTAAGGGAAATGCCCTCCTGGAACTTGGACGTTTACCTGAAGCTGTGGAATGCTACAGTGAAGCACTGAAACTAGACCCTAAAAATGATGTGATCCTCAGCAACAAGGGCGTTGCCCTCATGGAGCTTGAAAGATTCCGTGAAGCTGTGGAATGCTTCAGAAAAGCAGTGCTCCTTAACCCAACCAACGATGATGCCAAAATACTGAGGGATGAATGTCTGGAGAACCTTTGA
- a CDS encoding MFS transporter, with protein MAEGQYKWGVVIIACMAIFIIVLDSSAMNVAITTLVKDLNTTLSIIQSIIALYALIIASFMLLGSKLQDILGRKKTFLTGVFIYASGTVIATLSINAFMLLLGWAVLEGIGAAMMFPATTTIVGASYQGKDKITAFGIWGGIAAMGAAIGPIVGGIFTTYLSWRLVFGSELLFVALILIFRGYLTESQPTLEWKDLDVVGAILSIVSLVLIVLGILFLTKPEYWAYVVVLLVSGSLLFAVFLLWQRRRINKGLEPLSDISLLKNRIFGLGNLNSILQQIPLAGFLFIIPVFLQQVTHLNAFMTGVALLPASLTIMVFSLLGAKLSSRLDPKYVMMIGFLVSAMGTWILGGTFNINTQIADIIPGTVVFGVGVGLLLSQLTNLTMSAARKDQESDAAGFLNAFKNLGYSMGTALIGVLLLLGVFWGLTASIQSSGLAENMTTTEIQDSLFSYVEKMQTTAPQDIPANLVPQVTQMVDATISSAMQMTFNALALIFFLGFVTSIFIPSRKKQQT; from the coding sequence ATGGCTGAAGGACAGTACAAATGGGGTGTGGTGATAATCGCATGTATGGCGATATTTATTATTGTTTTGGATTCGTCTGCAATGAACGTGGCGATCACAACACTTGTTAAGGATTTGAATACAACTTTGTCAATCATTCAATCAATCATTGCGCTATACGCTCTCATAATTGCTTCTTTCATGTTACTGGGGAGTAAATTACAGGATATTCTTGGTAGGAAGAAGACGTTTTTAACTGGAGTTTTCATATATGCTTCTGGAACTGTCATAGCAACCTTGAGTATCAATGCGTTCATGTTGCTTCTGGGATGGGCAGTTCTGGAAGGAATTGGTGCTGCAATGATGTTTCCTGCCACCACAACTATTGTAGGGGCCAGCTACCAAGGTAAAGATAAAATCACAGCCTTTGGGATTTGGGGAGGTATTGCAGCAATGGGTGCTGCCATAGGCCCAATAGTCGGGGGAATCTTCACTACATACCTGTCATGGAGACTGGTATTTGGTTCAGAACTGCTTTTCGTTGCTTTAATACTTATATTCCGGGGCTACCTTACAGAATCCCAACCAACACTTGAATGGAAGGATCTGGATGTTGTGGGGGCCATATTGTCCATAGTATCCCTTGTTTTAATAGTTCTAGGTATCCTGTTCCTAACAAAACCTGAGTACTGGGCTTACGTGGTTGTTCTTCTGGTTTCAGGTTCCCTCCTGTTTGCAGTGTTTTTACTATGGCAAAGGAGAAGGATCAACAAGGGCCTGGAACCCCTCTCTGACATATCCCTGCTGAAAAATCGTATCTTTGGACTGGGAAATTTAAACTCCATACTGCAGCAGATACCCCTTGCAGGTTTCCTCTTCATAATCCCGGTGTTTCTCCAGCAGGTAACCCACCTGAATGCATTCATGACAGGGGTAGCTCTTTTACCTGCATCCCTCACTATTATGGTGTTTTCACTTTTAGGTGCCAAGCTTTCATCTAGATTGGATCCAAAGTACGTTATGATGATTGGTTTTCTGGTATCTGCCATGGGAACATGGATACTTGGAGGAACATTCAACATCAACACCCAGATAGCTGATATCATTCCAGGAACCGTTGTCTTCGGTGTTGGAGTTGGCCTCTTGCTGTCCCAGCTAACCAACCTCACCATGTCTGCAGCCAGAAAAGATCAGGAATCTGATGCTGCTGGCTTCTTAAATGCATTCAAAAACCTTGGATACTCCATGGGTACGGCTTTAATTGGGGTTCTGTTGTTACTTGGAGTATTCTGGGGACTCACAGCATCTATACAATCGTCTGGTCTTGCAGAGAACATGACCACCACGGAGATTCAGGATAGTCTCTTTAGCTACGTTGAAAAGATGCAGACAACTGCTCCACAGGATATACCTGCAAATCTGGTTCCTCAAGTCACCCAAATGGTGGATGCAACAATAAGCTCTGCCATGCAGATGACCTTCAATGCACTGGCATTGATATTCTTCTTAGGATTTGTTACCAGTATATTCATACCCTCCAGGAAAAAACAACAAACTTAA
- a CDS encoding biotin transporter BioY: MEITIDDYFKGRYTFFKWRSETSTLNKVILAFFMACITGIMAQVVIPLPWTPVPVTAQTFAVLIAGILLGRYWGGLSQAIYLGVGIAGVPWFGGMTGGLGVLMGATGGYLVGFVLAALFLGYFADRFVKARNFIPMLALMLFANFALIYIPGMLQLGAWTYVATGSQPSMWTIMVMGLLPFVAGDLVKIGGAAAFAKAVTPKEPFNGD, from the coding sequence ATGGAAATAACAATAGATGACTACTTCAAGGGAAGGTACACCTTCTTCAAATGGAGATCCGAAACTTCAACCTTGAACAAAGTTATCCTAGCATTTTTCATGGCATGTATAACTGGTATAATGGCTCAGGTGGTTATTCCGTTACCATGGACCCCTGTGCCAGTAACAGCCCAGACCTTTGCAGTTCTCATTGCAGGAATACTCCTTGGAAGGTACTGGGGAGGACTGAGCCAGGCAATATACCTTGGTGTGGGCATAGCCGGTGTTCCATGGTTCGGTGGAATGACAGGGGGACTTGGAGTTCTCATGGGAGCTACAGGAGGATACCTCGTAGGATTTGTCCTTGCAGCACTCTTTTTAGGGTACTTCGCAGACAGATTCGTTAAGGCAAGGAACTTCATTCCAATGCTGGCTTTAATGCTCTTTGCAAACTTCGCACTGATCTACATCCCAGGAATGCTTCAGCTTGGAGCATGGACCTATGTTGCAACAGGTTCCCAGCCAAGTATGTGGACTATCATGGTTATGGGTCTTTTACCATTCGTTGCTGGAGACCTTGTGAAAATAGGTGGTGCCGCAGCATTCGCCAAGGCAGTAACGCCAAAAGAACCATTCAACGGGGATTAA